Proteins encoded in a region of the Devosia sp. RR2S18 genome:
- a CDS encoding IS3 family transposase (programmed frameshift), with protein MTSKTTNKFSVEVRARAVRTVQEHGGDYPSRWAAVVSVAEKIGCSAHTLNEWLKKAEIDSGRRAGVTTDMAERLKSLERENRELRQANEILRKASAYFGPGGARPPVQAMIAFIDEHRDAYGVEPICRVLPIAPSSYHERVAQRCDPCRRSSRSKRDEVLKPEIMRVFAENFGVYGVRKVWRQMQREGFDIARCSVARLMRDLGLQGVIRGKPVRTTISDKAAPCPLDHVNRQFHAPAPNRLWVSDFTYVATWAGFAYVAFVIDVYARYIVGWRVSRTAHASFVLDALEQAIHDRRPMHRGGLVHHSDRGSQYVSIRYTERLAEAGIEPSVGSVGDSYDNALAESINGLYKAEVIHRSGPWRNIEAVEFATLEWVDWFNHRRLLEPIGNIPPAEAEANFYGALEQPAMAA; from the exons ATGACAAGCAAGACCACGAACAAGTTTTCAGTTGAGGTTCGCGCCCGAGCAGTGCGCACGGTGCAGGAGCATGGCGGGGATTACCCATCCCGCTGGGCGGCCGTCGTATCGGTTGCCGAGAAGATCGGCTGCTCGGCCCATACCCTCAATGAGTGGCTGAAGAAGGCCGAGATCGACAGCGGCCGGCGCGCTGGTGTGACCACGGATATGGCCGAGCGGTTGAAGTCTCTGGAGCGGGAGAACCGGGAGCTGCGGCAGGCCAATGAGATCCTGCGCAAAGCCTCCGCATATTTCG GCCCAGGCGGAGCTCGACCGCCCGTTCAAGCGATGATTGCCTTCATTGATGAGCACCGGGATGCTTATGGGGTCGAGCCGATCTGCAGAGTTCTGCCGATCGCCCCATCGAGCTACCACGAACGCGTTGCCCAGCGTTGTGATCCTTGCCGGCGGTCTTCCCGATCCAAGCGCGATGAGGTGCTCAAGCCTGAGATCATGCGTGTGTTTGCCGAGAACTTCGGCGTCTACGGCGTGCGCAAGGTCTGGCGCCAGATGCAGCGGGAAGGCTTTGATATTGCGCGGTGCAGTGTCGCGCGCCTGATGCGCGATCTGGGACTGCAGGGCGTGATACGGGGCAAGCCGGTGCGCACCACGATCAGCGACAAGGCGGCGCCTTGCCCACTCGATCACGTCAATCGCCAGTTCCATGCCCCTGCGCCCAACAGGCTCTGGGTCTCAGATTTTACCTATGTGGCGACCTGGGCCGGGTTCGCCTATGTGGCTTTCGTGATCGACGTCTATGCCCGCTATATCGTGGGCTGGCGGGTCAGCCGCACCGCCCATGCCAGCTTCGTTCTAGACGCTCTCGAGCAAGCGATCCACGACCGCCGCCCCATGCATCGCGGGGGTCTGGTTCATCATTCGGATCGCGGGTCGCAATACGTCAGTATTCGCTACACCGAGCGCCTGGCCGAAGCCGGCATCGAACCGTCTGTGGGCAGCGTTGGCGACAGTTACGACAATGCCTTAGCCGAGAGCATCAACGGTCTTTACAAGGCCGAGGTAATTCATCGGAGCGGGCCCTGGCGGAACATCGAAGCCGTCGAGTTCGCCACCCTCGAATGGGTCGACTGGTTCAATCACCGACGACTGCTGGAGCCCATAGGCAACATCCCGCCAGCCGAAGCTGAGGCAAACTTCTACGGCGCACTGGAACAACCGGCCATGGCCGCATAA